Part of the Methylovirgula sp. 4M-Z18 genome is shown below.
ACTACAATGCCGATCTGGTCGCCCGCGGCGTCGGCATCCGCTTCAACGGCAAGGAGCGTTTCGACATCGAGGAATATTGCATCAGCGAGGGCTGGGTGCGCGCGCCGGTCGGCAAGAGCAAGGACCGCCATGGCAATCCCTTGCTGATCAAGTTGAAGGGCACGGTCGAGGCCTATTTGCCCGAAGAAAAATGACCCTTGCCCCGCCCGGCGGGTGGCGCGCGATGGCGTTGAGCGACGTGCCCGTGGTGCACGAACTGGCGCGCATCGTTCATCCGTCGTTTCCGGAAGACGAGGCGGTCTTTGCCGAGCGTCTCGTGCTTTTTCCGCAAGGC
Proteins encoded:
- a CDS encoding DUF3297 family protein — translated: MTEQLPDRLAVDPKSPYYNADLVARGVGIRFNGKERFDIEEYCISEGWVRAPVGKSKDRHGNPLLIKLKGTVEAYLPEEK